The Orrella daihaiensis genome contains the following window.
TTCGCCGACCCTTTCGCTATATCGAAGACCGCCGTGAACACTTGATTGCTGGCGCGAATACACGCGAGCATCACTACGAAATGACCGCATACGCAGACAAAAACGGGAAACTACTGGCGCTCGATGCAAAGATAACCATAGATGGGGGTGCCTATTCCGTCTGGCCCTTCACCATAGGCCTTGAACCCGGGCAAGCCGTTGGCAACTTGCCGGGCCCCTATGACATTAAGGGATATCGTTGTGTTTCGAGATGTGTGGCTACGAATAAGCCCGCTTTTGTGCCGTACCGTGGAGTTGCGCGCACCGGTGTCTGTTTTGCGATCGAACTAACCATGAATGCCATTGCCAAGGAGATCGGTCGCGAACCTTGGGAGGTTCGTATGGAGAACCTCGTTAAGGCAGATCAAATGCCTTATACCAACGTTACCAACAAACATTTTGATAGTGGGGATTTTCCTGCAAGTCTTGAGCGTGCACTTGAGATGCTTAACATTAATGCACGTCGCGAACAGCAGCGTACTCAAGGGGATCGTGGAAAACTTTTGGGTGTAGGTGTAGCCACTTACACTGAACAAGCTGCCCATGGAACCTCGGTTTTTGCGGCTTGGGGGACTCCAATCATTCCGGGTTTTGATCAAGCATTTGTGCGCATCACACCAGATGGTGGGCTTGAAATTCGAGTCGGTGTGCACTCCCATGGTCAGGGCATGGAGACCACCTTTGCACAAATCGCCCATGAAACGCTCGGCATTGATATATCCCGCATTCGTATGTTGCACGGTGATACCGGACAAACTCCGTTTTCGACTGGAACATATGCCTCACGCTCACTTGTTATGTCTGGTGGAGCGGTCGCAAAGGCGTGTAAGACACTGGTCCCACGACTGCTAAAAATTGGTGCTCATCTACTTGGAACCAATGAAGACAAGGTTAAGTTAGAGGGGACAGACATTATCTCATCGACAGGATCGGTCTCGATCAGCGATGTAGCAAGTGCTTGGTACCTCAATCCCCAATTGTTACCGGCTGATGTTGACGCCCAGGGGTTAGAAGCGACGGTTGGATACCGACCAAAATCGGACGGCGGTTGTTTTACATACGCAACCCACGCCGCGGTCGTAGCGATAGATCCCGATATGGGCTCGGTGGAAATATTGGATTATGTCTGTGTTGAAGACTGCGGGGTGATGGTTAACCCAATGGTTGTTGAAGGTCAGACAATCGGGGGAATCGTCCAAGGCCTTGGTACTGCGATGTATGAACACTCGCCTTATGATGAACTTGGTCAACCGCTAGCCTCGACACTTGCCGACTATATGATCCCAGGGGCAGCCGAAGCACCAAAAATTCGTATCGATCATTTCCAAACCCCATCGCCGCATACCGAGTTTGGAGCCAAAGGGATGGGTGAAGGCGGGGCTATCGCACCACCAGCAGTGATTCTTGGGGCCATCAACGATGCCTTAAGCCGGATTGGCGCGCCAGAACTATTGCACACACCAGTCACACCGAGGGACATACTTGGCGCAATCAACAAGTGCCATGCTGAACAAGTCCTAACTAACACCAAGGGGCTGGTGTGAAGGCCGCCAAATTTGACCTACAGATCGCCGCTACGCTTGCAGCTGCGGGGGACGAACTTGTAGCGAGGGGATTTGACAGCAAGGTCGTTGCTGGCAGTCAGTCACTTGGTCCTATGCTCAATTTGCGTCTTGTGCGACCAACACAACTAATCGACATCAGCGGTCTGAGTGAATTGCGGGGTGTCACAACTGATCACCAAACTATTCGAATTGGTGCAGGTGTGACTCATGCCGAAATTGAGGATGGGATATACCCCGCATTACTAAACCATCCTTGGAAAAAAGTTGCCGCAAACATTGCTTACCGGTCTGTACGCAACCGGGGAACCATCGGAGGCAGCCTAGCTCATGCTGATCCTGCCGCTGATTGGGTGCTGGCTGCTACAGCGATGAACGCAGATATTGATATTGTTAGCGTAGACCCAAACGATGGCGCTCTGGCAATACGCACGGCACCTATGCAAAAGTTCATGATAGCTGCCTACACAACAGTACTAGAGCCGCATGACATCATCCATTCAATATCCTTGCCACTTAGCTCCGCTCATGCCAAATGGGGTTATTACAAATTCTGCCGCAAAGTAGGCGAATTTGCTCATGCGAGTTGTGCCGTGTATATCAATGATGTAGACAGATGCGCCAATATCGCCATCGGGGCACTCGATGGACCACCCAAACTTTTGCCGGAATTAGCCTCCAAAATCATTGACAGTGGGTGGAGCGCAATGCCAGGCTCCTTGCAAAATGAAGCTGTTGTTAAAGCTGTCTCTGCAGCCATACCCGAGCGTGATCCCATCGATCAAAAAATGTACACCACTGCTGTCATTCGAGCATTGAACAAGGCTTTTAATTCGGGAGCTGTCGATGACTGATACATCACTCGCCGACCCACAGGAAGGAATCCACACAAAAAGACATATCAATTTGGTAGTCAATGGGCAAGAAATCTCGGAAACGGTTACTCCTAGAACCCATCTAGGTGACTTTTTACGCGAGCAGCTTGGGTTGACGGGAACGCATCTGGGGTGTGAGCATGGCGTGTGTGGAGCCTGTGTCGTGTTGCTAGACAACAAGCCAGTACGCTCTTGTATTACCTATGCCGCATCCTGTAACGGACGCTCAATCACAACCATCGAGGGATACACGCAAGATCCGGTGATGGCATTGCTAAGACAGGCGTTTACCGATCATCATGCACTTCAATGCGGGTATTGCACACCTGGCATGCTGGCAACTGCAAGAGACATTGTTCTTCGGCTACCAGAGGCTGATGAACGCAAAGTTCGGGCTGAGCTTTCGGGCAACCTTTGTCGCTGCACCGGATACATGGGTATCGTCAATGCGGTAATGTCAGTACTTGCCAGACTGAAACTAGACCACGATCCTGCGATTGAAGCTCTCCGCGCTGCGCAGACTCAGGCACAAAGTAGCGCTGGCGCAGCTAGTCCCAAACCAATTGAGATCAAACGTGCGGTTGTGTCGACCACGGTCAATCAAACATCAGACAGCAAAACAACAAACACCAAGTCTGTGGCCGGATCGTCTGCCGCACCATCGGGTACCTCCATACAACACAAATTTAAACTGCCTCATCCGGCAGATGCAGTCTGGCGCCTAATGACTGACTTGCCCCGCGTAGCACAGTGTCTACCAGGTGCGCAGGTCTTGGAACAGAATGACGAACACGTCATCGGGGAAGTCGCCATCAAATTCGGTCCAATGAGCGCCAAATTCGAGGGGCAAGCCACCTTAAATCTTTCTCCCGACAAACAACAAGCAACCCTCATCGGTGCTGGAAGAGACAAACTTAGCAACTCAAGAGCACGCGCCGAGGTGCAATATACGATTGAAGCGCTCGGTCCGGATGAATCTGAAATAGCCATTGATATGCAGTACTCACTTCAAGGTCCGCTAGCGCAGTTTTCCCGATCAGGACTCGTACAAGATTTTGTGCAACGGATGATGGCTAGCTTCGCGGATAACGTGTCTCACTTACTGTCAGACCCTAACGCATCGGCACAATTACCACATGCTGCTATTAATCCGATTTCCATGTTTTTCAGCATTCTCATCATGCGTATCCGCAATCTATTTCGTAAAAAGGACTAGACGATGAGGGGCTTGCTAAAAATCTCTGCGGGAATAGATTGGCTCAATGAGACTGTAGGCAGGATTGTAATTTGGCTCTGCTTAATTGTGGTCTTGATTAGTTCAACTAACGCAGTGGTACGCAAGTTATTCAGTGTCAGTTCGAATGCATGGCTTGAACTGCAGTGGTATTTATTTGGAGCGATTTTCTTACTAGCGTCAGGTTATACGCTGTTGCGAAATGAACATGTGCGCGTTGACATCTTATCGGCAAGAATGTCTCGTCGCAATCAATTGCTGGTTGAGATCTTTGGTGTCCTGTTTTTCCTGCTGCCAATTGCAGTGTTGATTTTGATTCTATCGTGGCCCGTTTTTATTGATTCATTCATTGAAAACGAGCAATCATCCAATGCAGGTGGTTTAGTACGTTGGCCAATGAAGCTACTCGTACCGATTGGATTTCTTTTACTTGTGCTCGCCGGAATTTCTCACTTGATCAAATGCATAGGCTGCCTGCTAGGTATGTGCCCGGATCCGACACTGAAGGAGGCAAACAAATCATCTGAACAAGCCCTCGCCGAAGAAATTGCGATGTATGCAGACAACCAATCGATCCAACACAATCCGGTTGAGCCGATCGAACGGTCTGCCAAGGAGCGCAATCATCATGGTTGAACTGTTTGCCGCCAACCTTGCCCCAGTCATGTTTATCAGCCTGTTCATGCTGTTATTGCTTGGGTTTCCGATCGCATTTGCATTAGCCGCGAACGGATTACTTTTTGGTTTGATCGGCATTGAGCTCGGCTTGTTAACGCCAGCGTTGTTTCAGGCTCTTCCGCAAAGGGTTATCGGTATTATTGCTAACGACACCCTATTGGCCATACCATTTTTTACCTTCATGGGACTCATCCTAGAACGATCTGGAATGGCCGAAGATCTATTGGAAACTATTGGTCAGTTGTTTGGCTCCATTCGCGGTGGCTTAGCCATCGCAGTTGTTTTCGTCGGTGCAATGCTAGCGGCCACAACGGGTGTCGTCTCAGCCTCTGTTATTTCAATGGGGCTAATTTCATTACCCATTATGCTCAGATACGGCTACGATCGGCGGTTTGCAACCGGTGTCATTGCGGCCTCAGGAACGCTTTCACAAATTATTCCGCCATCCCTAGTTTTGATTGTGCTAGCGGACCAACTAGGGCGTTCGGTGGGTGACATGTATCTTGGCGCCTTCATTCCCGGGATGGCTCTGGCACTTAGCTACATGGCATATACCTTCGTACTTGCCTGGCTGAAACCTGATACTGCTCCGGCAATGCCACCTGAAGCTCGAACCTTTTTAGAACCATCTGGTGCTTCTGGAACTCGTTCGCTGGTCGTTTTATTAGGCATTTCATGTGCAATCACCTGGATAATCATGCAATCAGTCGCTGACCCGGATGGTCCCGTTGATGAGAGAGTCGTGTTGTCGATCTTGACGCTGGGCTTAAGCGCATTCGTGTTGGCAGGGCTGAACAGAATTTTTAAATTGAAGTTGCTTTCGCAGATCGCTGAGCGTGTGACGTTTGTCATGATTCCGCCGCTGGCGCTTATCTTTCTTGTCCTCGGTACGATCTTTATCGGCTTAGCAACGCCAACGGAGGGTGGTGCCATGGGGGCAGTTGGTGCCATTGTCATGGCAGTCGCACGCAAGCGACTATCTGTCAATTTGCTACGTCAGGCAATGGACACGACAACTAAGCTGACTTGCTTTGTAATTTTTATTCTTGTTGGTGCCACGGTATTTGGGCTCACTTTCCGTGCCGTCGATGGCGATCTTTGGGTAGAACATCTCCTTATCGATCTGCCAGGCGGAGAACTCGGGTTTTTAATTGTGGTCAGTATTCTGGTATTTCTTCTGGCGTTTTTTCTGGATTTCTTTGAACTGGCTTTTATTGTCGTTCCACTACTGGCGCCGGTAGCCGACAAGATGGGTATAGACCTCATTTGGTTCGGTGTCTTGCTTGCCGTCAATATGCAAACTTCATTTATGCATCCGCCATTTGGCTTTGCACTTTTTTACTTGAGGTCTGTAGCCCCTAAAAACGACTATGTTGACAAAACAACTAACAAGAAAATTGCCCGAGTAACCACCGGACAGATCTATTGGGGATCGGTACCGTTCATTTGTATTCAGCTAATCATGGTGGCCGCCGTACTCACGTTTCCTGGAATGGTCACTCACTATAAAGATGACACTCCGGAAATAGATCCCTCCACGGTTGAGATTACGATTCCAACGAATCCCTATGGAAATAGCGGTAACTACACTGGGTCTGACATGCCAGACCCATCCCAGATATTCCGTTAAGTTAGGCGTTTCGCTCGAGAAGTTTCAACTTATCTGCTTTGCCGTTCCAGTGCTCTGCTTCCTCGAGGGGTTCTTTCGAACTTGTGATGCTTTCAAATTCAGGAGAGAGCTCTGCATTTAGCGCGATGAAATGTTTTTGATGTTCCGGCACATCTTCCTCTGCAAAAATTGCATTAGCGGGGCACTCCGGTATACAAACAGCGCAATCAATACACTCCTCGGGGTCAATCACTAGAAAATTAGGGCCCTCCCGGAAACAGTCAACCGGGCATACATCAACGCAATCAGTAAATTTACATTTAATGCAGTTTTCAGTCACAACGTGAGTCATATTGCCCCCTTATTTCTGATAGTAAGTACACTAACAATTGTATCGTCAAACAGCATCGTCTCCAAGAGAATTCGCTACGCTTGTCCAAAAATCGTTACCTGTAAAGCTCGGGGGAGTTAACAGGCAATACGGTTGTACGATACCGCCCAGTAGGCAGAAAACCATCTGGCGTGGGCATCGGTAAGCGTTTTAGTTGCGTAGAAATTCACCGCAGCTTGTTCTTGCCTTGGTTCCAGACTAATCGTACGAGCGAGTCATTTCCATAGATAGCGTGAAGCGATCAGCTGGGTGAACGGATATGGAAATCTCAACGACATCCCCCGCTGCATTGAAGTAGTGACGCGTTACCTTGAGGGCTGGTGAGCCAACCTCGGCCTGCAGGTCCGCTGCTAGTTCGGTGGGCATCAGGATAGCTTGAGCCTCCTGGCGGATTCGCAAGATCGCTTGCCCATAATGCTCCTCAATCAACGAACTAATTAAAACCTCCGGCGCCTTGCATACCCACTTGGCGATGTCCTTAAATGCTGCATCAATGTAAACGTCGGTCCAGCAAATGGGGTGTGACTCTGATTGTGCATCCATACGCAAGCTTGAAACACGTAGCCAGCGGGAACCGCCTTCGCACCCTATTTCAAGGGCCACTGCCTCGTCAGCCACTATCATCTTTGTTGATTTTAAGACTCGTCGATGTCGAGCACCAAACTGCACCAATTCCTCGATAGTGGCAATTGACTGCCTAAACCCTGTGACTGGGTGCGCCGCTTCGACTCGTGTGCCTACATTCTTACGTCGCGAAATAAGGCCTAGTGCTTGAAGCTCCTGCAGCGCCTTGCGAACGGCATAGCGGCTCAGACGATGAGTAGCACACAACTCAAACTCCGTCGGTAGCAGTGAGCCGACGGTGTAGCGACCAGCTGCAATCTCCTCGGCCAAATGCCGTACAAGATCGGCATGTGAAACACAAGTTTTAGGCATACCAGCATTCATGCAATGCAGTCCATTGTGATATCAAACAAGGGCAAACCCTCATTTTATTTTGTTCGAACATATTTAAACTGTATATGTTCGAACATATCAATATGCTCAGATTTAATCAACCTTTTTAAATATCTACCACCATGGTTTCACCTTCCTCTAGCACCGTCTTCGATTCCGTTCTCTTCCGAGACGCCTTTGGCACACCCGCGATGCGCGAGGTTTTTTCTGATCGTAAGTTGATTGACCGCTATATTGAGGTGGAAGTCGCCTTGGCTCGTGCTGAGGCTCGCTGTGGTGTTATCCCAGTTGAGGCTGCCGAAGCTATCGCCCGGGAATCGCGTCTGGATCGAATCGACTTCGACCATATGCGGCACGAGACCGATATCGTGGGGTATCCGATCTTGCCATTGGTGCACCAGCTGGTTCAGATGTGCGGCGAAGCAGGTCGCTATGTACATTGGGGCGCAACCACTCAAGACATCATGGATACCGCCAATGTGCTTCAGGTGCGTGATGCGCTAGACATCATCGAGGCAGACATTCAAGCCCTACGTGGCATCCTTGGAGATCTGGCAAAAAAACATCGCGACACGCCTATGGCGGGTCGCACTCATTTGCAACACGCGCTACCAATTACCTTCGGCTATAAACTGGCGATCTGGCTGGCCATGTTCGATAGGCACCAACAGCGGCTTGCGCAACTGCGGGAACGTGTGCTGTGCGTTGAGTTTGCCGGCGCAGCTGGCACGTTGGCCTCTCTGGGAGACAAAGGGCTGGAAGTACAGCAAGCGCTGGCTCTGGAGCTCAACCTTGGCGTTCCAACCACGACCTGGCATGTGGCGCGCGATGGTTTCGCGGAAGCCGTAAATTTTCTGGCCCTAGTCACTGGCTCACTTGGCAAGATTGCACTAGATATCATGATCATGGCCTCAACCGAGTATGCCGAGGTCTACGAGCCATTCGTCAAAGGCCGGGGCGCGAGCAGCACCATGCCACAAAAGCGCAATCCAATCTCTAGTGAACTGATGCTGGCTGCAGCCAAAGGTGTGCGCCAGCATGCAGGTCTGATGATAGATGCCATGATTCAGGATTTTGAGCGGGCTACCGGTCCTTGGCATGCGGAATGGATTGCCATTCCAGAAAGCTTCATTCTGACAGCTGGCGCACTGCATCAGGCTAAATTCGCGCTTGGTGGATTAATCGTTGACACCGATCGGATGGGAGCCAATCTCGGCATCAGTCAGGGTTTGATCGTAGCTGAAGCGGTGATGATGGGATTGGCACCAGCGCTCGGTCGCCAACAAGCCCACGACATCGTCTACGATGCCTGCCGTGTCGTTAACGAACAAGGGGGCACGCTCGCCGACGCGCTCGCTGCCATACCGGTCGTGACACAACACTTTGACCGAGCTGCCATAGATCGCCTCACAGACCCGGCCAATTACCTCGGTCTTGCGCCGGTGATGGTTGATCGGGCATTGGCTGCCTCAGCCTTGGCGGGTAATCACCTAGATCACTAGCAAGCACGCCCCGTCCAATGGCGGACATCATTTGGCTAGTTGTGTCGCCTCTTTAACTGCCTCACGCATGCGCTTGACTGAATTTTCCAGATCAGGCCATGCGGGCTGTTGTGGTGCGAATCTTGCGCGCATGTAGCGAACCAAGCCAACGAGTTGCTCATCATTAAACTGATCAGCGAACCCCGCCATGAATCCGACAGCATCTGATGGTGGCGAGCGTACGCCTTCAAGAATGACTCGTATCAGATTGTCAGGCTGATCCGCGTGCAAATTCGTGTTCAATGCCAGCGGCACATTGGCACCAAGCAAAGTCGGACCGCTACCATCATGATGACAAGCAGCACAAGCAGCTTCAAATAAGCGGTGCGAACCATCGAGCAAGGCGGCGGGTGGCTGCGCGGTGATCGCTAGCTGTTGCTCAACAGCCTGATTGATGGTCTGGGTATCCACAGGTTGCTGAAATGATGCCAGATAGACAGCCATCGCCCGCAAGTCCTCATCGGGCACTGTACTTAATTGCTTGACCACATCGGCCATGGGTCCAAGGGCAGCGCCGTGATGATCGCTCACGCCTTGACGTAAGTAATCATAAAAAGCTTGTTCAGTCCATGGGACAGGACTGTTCGACGTTGCGGTCAAGTCGTGAGCCTGCCAGCCCTTGATATAGCCACCGGAGAGAAACTGTTTGCCAAACTTCTCAGCACCAGCCAAATCTCGCGGAGTGTGACAAGCCGAACAGTGCGCTGGTCCATTGACCAGATACTCACCCCTGAGCCAAACTTCAGAATCAACACCACTTGGCGCTGCCTCAGGCGCAAGTGCCGGTGGATAAATCGCATTCCATGCTGCTAACGCTGGGCGAACACTAAACGGGAACGAAAGCTCCGTTTTAGGATTGTCTTGGCGCACGGCTGGCTGTGACATGAAATAGGCATACAGTGAAGTGATCTCATCATCGCTAAACCGTGAGAACGCTGTGTAAGGAAACGCGGGATATAAATGACGACCATCTTGCGAGATTCCTTGACGCATCGCCCGCTCAAACGCTGCAAGTGACCAGTTTCCGATCCCGGTTTCTGGATCAGGTGTAATGTTCGTGCTGTAAATCACCCCAAACGGTGTAGGAAGTGCTACGCCACCTGCATACTTTTGTCCATCAGCCGTGGTGTGGCAGGTGGCACAGTTACTCAGAGCCGCGAGCTGACGACCACGCTCGATGGTCTCGGTGGCATACAAGCTAGCCGAAGGACGAGTCACGGGAGCGATCGGACTGCGCCAGCCAAACACACCAGCCACGATACCGACGGCACCCACTGCAAGTGCCAGTGCCCGCCATCCGATGCTCTTGCGGCGCGGATAAATCGCACCGACTGAAGGCGCTGATAGCCTGCGTTTTGCGACGCGCGGCTCTGGTGAATCAGTTGCCGCTGGCAAGGGATTAATTGCAGCACGCACCACCTCCGGCGTAAATGGGGGCTGTCTGAATCGCACGCCTGTCGCATCAAATATGGCATTGGCAATCGCGGCCGTACCCGGGACTGAAGATGACTCGCCAGCGCCAAGGGGTGGCTCCTCGGGCCTAGGCATCTGATAAACCTCAATCACCGGTACCTGCCTGAAACTCAGCACAGGGTAGGAGCCCCACTCTTGGTTGGCGACAGTGTTTTGGGTGGGCTCAGTGGTGACCTTTTCCTGCAAGGCCCGACTCGTTGCTTGTATGACATTGCCGTGAATCTGATGTTCAACACCCGCCGGATTGACGGTCAAGCCAGCATCATGCCCAACCACGACCTTGCGAACATGTACTTCACCCGTATTCGGATTAACCTCAACATTTGCTACCCAAGCAGCCCAGGCCGCACCGAAGCCTGGCCAACGGCTATGTACATAGCGCGCATAAGCGACACCCTGCCCCTGCAGCAAACCATTCTCGCCCTTGACAAGCCGAGGTCCAGTTCGTGGTTGCCAGCCTGCCCTAATCGCCGTCTCTTTCAACAGTTCGCTGGCACGTGGATCATCTAGGTGGCGCAGTCGAAATTCAACAGGATCCTCACCTGCCGCGGTCGCAAGCTCGTCCACAAACGACTCGTGCGCAAAGGAATTCGGTAACGCCGAAACGCCCCTAAGCCAGGACGCCCTTAAGATCGGCGGCATGTCATTGACTGTTACTCGCAAATTGGGCACGGTGTAAGGAGGACGTGCCGTTCGATCTCCCATAAAGTAGGCTTGCGCGTTGGGTTCGATCGTTCGAGTCAACAGTAATGCCAGTGGTGGC
Protein-coding sequences here:
- a CDS encoding molybdopterin cofactor-binding domain-containing protein encodes the protein MTSFSRLTTRADFLKAQEVLLVLREPAAPAPAVPGQPMAVASNPLEGDEVLLAVWPDGTVTGLHGHVDLGTGLRTALTQLVAEELDVAVKQVTMVMGDTATAPNQGPTIASASIQIHGMVLRQAAAQARAYLLAQAANTLNLPVDELQVRDGTISHVRDSNIRVTYGELIRGAQVALRLDTAVEVKDSKAHRIIGQSVPRVDIPAKASGELVFVHDMRVPGMLHGRVIRPPYAGADHGDFIGNTLESVEESSISHIPGVVAVVVIRDFVGVVAEREEQAEAAMRALVVRWKPWPGLPDVKDIKGALSNNPAVPREVVNEGDALGSLQASGGGMSRTYLWPYQMHASLGPSCAVAHWRGPEMRTAEDQFTLRVWAGTQNPHVLRADLARLAGLQDIDVDLIRMEASGCYGRNGADDVAADALLLSRAVGAPVRVQLTREQENVWEPKGAAQWMEVNGAVSEQGQINAWDFSTSYPSNGAPPLALLLTRTIEPNAQAYFMGDRTARPPYTVPNLRVTVNDMPPILRASWLRGVSALPNSFAHESFVDELATAAGEDPVEFRLRHLDDPRASELLKETAIRAGWQPRTGPRLVKGENGLLQGQGVAYARYVHSRWPGFGAAWAAWVANVEVNPNTGEVHVRKVVVGHDAGLTVNPAGVEHQIHGNVIQATSRALQEKVTTEPTQNTVANQEWGSYPVLSFRQVPVIEVYQMPRPEEPPLGAGESSSVPGTAAIANAIFDATGVRFRQPPFTPEVVRAAINPLPAATDSPEPRVAKRRLSAPSVGAIYPRRKSIGWRALALAVGAVGIVAGVFGWRSPIAPVTRPSASLYATETIERGRQLAALSNCATCHTTADGQKYAGGVALPTPFGVIYSTNITPDPETGIGNWSLAAFERAMRQGISQDGRHLYPAFPYTAFSRFSDDEITSLYAYFMSQPAVRQDNPKTELSFPFSVRPALAAWNAIYPPALAPEAAPSGVDSEVWLRGEYLVNGPAHCSACHTPRDLAGAEKFGKQFLSGGYIKGWQAHDLTATSNSPVPWTEQAFYDYLRQGVSDHHGAALGPMADVVKQLSTVPDEDLRAMAVYLASFQQPVDTQTINQAVEQQLAITAQPPAALLDGSHRLFEAACAACHHDGSGPTLLGANVPLALNTNLHADQPDNLIRVILEGVRSPPSDAVGFMAGFADQFNDEQLVGLVRYMRARFAPQQPAWPDLENSVKRMREAVKEATQLAK